From Amyelois transitella isolate CPQ chromosome 4, ilAmyTran1.1, whole genome shotgun sequence, one genomic window encodes:
- the LOC106136958 gene encoding uncharacterized protein LOC106136958 isoform X2, with protein sequence MLRKLIVRRKTFLVLLCTFFGSSFLFLPFEAGENTAIPGIDLDYQLFESADFKQQFTIKTQGCKIPAMTPLDSSIKEYVISPNPEKCDDPSTVMLDHNKTHIWTKKEIVQQYNNLTCSYEAFNRTQFVCIGSDSVDERVQYGKPTNFTDHIRVNDEFVCVTCYNSSIEIHKQFFLFAVKKEFKAHKGIKELGSNGIGYNVLVMGIDAVSRLNLYRTMPKTVKYMKNYSAIELMGYNKVGDNTFPNLIPMLLGISVEELPKICLPHKDSTFDNCPFVWEWFKKAGYYTALGEDSSWLGTFNYLRGGFINTPTDYYLHTFISEVEKNVKRQNKRICSNDKYIFQILLDYVEDVTARLESSKLFGFFWEITMSHDYLNDAAVMDKSYVTFLKKLEENKYLEKTILILVSDHGMRWGPIRSTKQGRLEERLPFVFMLAPPSFRDKYSEAYKNLKTNSKRLTTPFNIHAMLEDLVNLDNISNERILSRSRENYWRHRNISLFLPIPSNRTCQHAGIRDHWCTCHEDVPISTESLLVKEASEYLIKNMNQLLNPHKICAQLSIVRLMEAREMITDNTEENEKGWKEFLIVLQTRPGDGEFEATVRHREDGQWAVTGQVSRLNLYGNQSYCIDDNLLKLYCYCKKPI encoded by the coding sequence ATGTTAAGAAAACTAATTGTAAGACGCAAAACTTTTCTTGTTTTACTTTGCACGTTTTTTGGAAgcagctttttatttttgccttTCGAGGCCGGTGAAAACACTGCAATTCCTGGCATAGATTTGGACTACCAATTATTTGAGTCTGCAGATTTCAAACAACAATTCACAATTAAAACTCAGGGCTGCAAAATTCCGGCGATGACTCCATTGGACTCTAGTATCAAAGAGTATGTTATTTCACCAAATCCTGAGAAGTGCGATGATCCCTCCACAGTTATGCTGGATCATAATAAAACACACATATGGACAAAGAAAGAAATAGTTCAACAGTATAATAACCTAACATGTTCCTATGAAGCTTTTAATCGAACGCAATTTGTATGTATAGGATCAGATTCGGTCGACGAAAGAGTACAATACGGTAAACCCACAAATTTCACAGACCATATCAGAGTGAATGATGAATTTGTATGTGTCACATGTTACAACTCAAGTATAGAAATTCACAAGcagttctttttatttgcagTCAAGAAAGAGTTTAAGGCACATAAAGGTATTAAAGAATTAGGGAGTAATGGAATTGGGTACAATGTTTTAGTCATGGGAATAGATGCAGTTTCAAGattaaatctatatagaaCAATGCCAAAAACAGTGAAATACATGAAAAATTACAGTGCAATTGAATTAATGGGGTACAACAAGGTGGGGGACAATACATTTCCGAACTTAATTCCTATGCTGCTAGGTATCTCCGTAGAAGAGTTGCCAAAGATTTGTCTGCCGCATAAGGATTCCACATTCGATAATTGCCCATTTGTATGGGAGTGGTTTAAAAAAGCCGGCTACTACACTGCTTTAGGTGAAGACAGTTCGTGGCTTGGAACATTCAACTATTTAAGAGGCGGATTCATCAACACTCCCACTGATTATTACcttcatacattcataagtgaagtagaaaaaaatgtaaaacgcCAAAATAAGAGAATATGCTCGAatgacaaatatatttttcaaatattattagaCTACGTAGAAGACGTGACCGCCAGGTTAGAATCCTCCAAATTATTTGGTTTCTTTTGGGAAATTACTATGAGCCACGACTACCTCAACGACGCTGCAGTTATGGACAAAAgttatgttacttttttgaagaagttagaagaaaataaatatttagaaaaaactaTTCTGATTTTAGTCAGCGACCACGGTATGCGATGGGGACCGATTAGATCCACCAAACAAGGTCGGCTAGAAGAGCGCTTGCCTTTTGTGTTCATGTTAGCGCCGCCCTCTTTTCGAGATAAATATTCCGAAGCTTACAAGaatcttaaaacaaatagtaaACGTCTCACTACACCGTTTAATATACACGCTATGTTAGAAGATTTGGTAAATCTAGACAATATAAGTAATGAGAGGATATTATCAAGAAGTAGAGAGAATTATTGGCGACACAGGaacataagtttatttttaccaatacCTAGTAATCGGACATGTCAGCATGCTGGCATTAGGGATCACTGGTGCACTTGTCACGAGGATGTCCCTATCTCAACAGAAAGTTTACTAGTGAAGGAGGCATCAGAATATTTGATAAAGAATATGAATCAGTTATTAAATCCACATAAAATATGTGCCCAATTGAGTATAGTTAGACTGATGGAAGCTAGAGAAATGATTACAGATAACACTGAAGAAAACGAAAAAGGATGGAAGGAGTTTTTGATTGTGTTGCAAACTAGACCAGGCGATGGGGAATTTGAGGCCACAGTGCGGCACCGGGAAGACGGGCAGTGGGCGGTGACAGGGCAAGTCAGCAGACTCAATCTGTATGGAAACCAAAGCTATTGCATTGATGACAACTTGCTCAAATTGTATTGTTACTGTAAGAAACCAATATGA
- the LOC106136958 gene encoding uncharacterized protein LOC106136958 isoform X1 — MEIKILYFNGNRRRLWSSYNVFVCTIIEHLSGQENMLRKLIVRRKTFLVLLCTFFGSSFLFLPFEAGENTAIPGIDLDYQLFESADFKQQFTIKTQGCKIPAMTPLDSSIKEYVISPNPEKCDDPSTVMLDHNKTHIWTKKEIVQQYNNLTCSYEAFNRTQFVCIGSDSVDERVQYGKPTNFTDHIRVNDEFVCVTCYNSSIEIHKQFFLFAVKKEFKAHKGIKELGSNGIGYNVLVMGIDAVSRLNLYRTMPKTVKYMKNYSAIELMGYNKVGDNTFPNLIPMLLGISVEELPKICLPHKDSTFDNCPFVWEWFKKAGYYTALGEDSSWLGTFNYLRGGFINTPTDYYLHTFISEVEKNVKRQNKRICSNDKYIFQILLDYVEDVTARLESSKLFGFFWEITMSHDYLNDAAVMDKSYVTFLKKLEENKYLEKTILILVSDHGMRWGPIRSTKQGRLEERLPFVFMLAPPSFRDKYSEAYKNLKTNSKRLTTPFNIHAMLEDLVNLDNISNERILSRSRENYWRHRNISLFLPIPSNRTCQHAGIRDHWCTCHEDVPISTESLLVKEASEYLIKNMNQLLNPHKICAQLSIVRLMEAREMITDNTEENEKGWKEFLIVLQTRPGDGEFEATVRHREDGQWAVTGQVSRLNLYGNQSYCIDDNLLKLYCYCKKPI; from the exons atggaaataaaaatactatactTCAACGGAAATAGGCGCAGGCTGTGGTCAAGTTATAACGTGTTTGTTTGCACCATAATTGAACATTTAAGTGGACAAG AAAATATGTTAAGAAAACTAATTGTAAGACGCAAAACTTTTCTTGTTTTACTTTGCACGTTTTTTGGAAgcagctttttatttttgccttTCGAGGCCGGTGAAAACACTGCAATTCCTGGCATAGATTTGGACTACCAATTATTTGAGTCTGCAGATTTCAAACAACAATTCACAATTAAAACTCAGGGCTGCAAAATTCCGGCGATGACTCCATTGGACTCTAGTATCAAAGAGTATGTTATTTCACCAAATCCTGAGAAGTGCGATGATCCCTCCACAGTTATGCTGGATCATAATAAAACACACATATGGACAAAGAAAGAAATAGTTCAACAGTATAATAACCTAACATGTTCCTATGAAGCTTTTAATCGAACGCAATTTGTATGTATAGGATCAGATTCGGTCGACGAAAGAGTACAATACGGTAAACCCACAAATTTCACAGACCATATCAGAGTGAATGATGAATTTGTATGTGTCACATGTTACAACTCAAGTATAGAAATTCACAAGcagttctttttatttgcagTCAAGAAAGAGTTTAAGGCACATAAAGGTATTAAAGAATTAGGGAGTAATGGAATTGGGTACAATGTTTTAGTCATGGGAATAGATGCAGTTTCAAGattaaatctatatagaaCAATGCCAAAAACAGTGAAATACATGAAAAATTACAGTGCAATTGAATTAATGGGGTACAACAAGGTGGGGGACAATACATTTCCGAACTTAATTCCTATGCTGCTAGGTATCTCCGTAGAAGAGTTGCCAAAGATTTGTCTGCCGCATAAGGATTCCACATTCGATAATTGCCCATTTGTATGGGAGTGGTTTAAAAAAGCCGGCTACTACACTGCTTTAGGTGAAGACAGTTCGTGGCTTGGAACATTCAACTATTTAAGAGGCGGATTCATCAACACTCCCACTGATTATTACcttcatacattcataagtgaagtagaaaaaaatgtaaaacgcCAAAATAAGAGAATATGCTCGAatgacaaatatatttttcaaatattattagaCTACGTAGAAGACGTGACCGCCAGGTTAGAATCCTCCAAATTATTTGGTTTCTTTTGGGAAATTACTATGAGCCACGACTACCTCAACGACGCTGCAGTTATGGACAAAAgttatgttacttttttgaagaagttagaagaaaataaatatttagaaaaaactaTTCTGATTTTAGTCAGCGACCACGGTATGCGATGGGGACCGATTAGATCCACCAAACAAGGTCGGCTAGAAGAGCGCTTGCCTTTTGTGTTCATGTTAGCGCCGCCCTCTTTTCGAGATAAATATTCCGAAGCTTACAAGaatcttaaaacaaatagtaaACGTCTCACTACACCGTTTAATATACACGCTATGTTAGAAGATTTGGTAAATCTAGACAATATAAGTAATGAGAGGATATTATCAAGAAGTAGAGAGAATTATTGGCGACACAGGaacataagtttatttttaccaatacCTAGTAATCGGACATGTCAGCATGCTGGCATTAGGGATCACTGGTGCACTTGTCACGAGGATGTCCCTATCTCAACAGAAAGTTTACTAGTGAAGGAGGCATCAGAATATTTGATAAAGAATATGAATCAGTTATTAAATCCACATAAAATATGTGCCCAATTGAGTATAGTTAGACTGATGGAAGCTAGAGAAATGATTACAGATAACACTGAAGAAAACGAAAAAGGATGGAAGGAGTTTTTGATTGTGTTGCAAACTAGACCAGGCGATGGGGAATTTGAGGCCACAGTGCGGCACCGGGAAGACGGGCAGTGGGCGGTGACAGGGCAAGTCAGCAGACTCAATCTGTATGGAAACCAAAGCTATTGCATTGATGACAACTTGCTCAAATTGTATTGTTACTGTAAGAAACCAATATGA
- the LOC106136956 gene encoding 2-Hydroxyacid oxidase 1, translating to MQKYICVKDLENAALELLPKATRDYYKSGATEEQTLAENSRAFRRLRIRPKCLVNVECADMRTKVLGNEVCLPVGISPSAMQRMAHPEGEVANVKAAEAEGTVYILSTIATSSIEEVARAAPKAIKWFQLYIYNDREVTKNLVSRAEQAGYKALVLTVDTPLFGIRRADIRNKFTLPPHLKLANFDGDLSTKIQSTKGGSGLNEYVNGLFDKSLTWDEIKWLKSITRMPIIAKGILRSDDAVKAIEAGCSAILVSNHGARQLDGVPATIEALPEIVEAVKEYNTEVYLDGGVTTGTDVYKALALGARMVFVGRPALWGLTVGGQSGVQRMLNIFSTELEYTLQIAGTPTIADITRDMVCHENFYCKL from the exons ATGCAGAAATATATCTGTGTTAAAGATTTGGAAAATGCAGCGTTAGAATTGCTGCCAAAAGCAACAAGAGATTATTACAAAAGCGGAGCGACTGAGGAACAAACTTTAGCCGAAAACAGTAGAGCCTTTCGAAG ATTACGCATTCGACCAAAATGCTTAGTAAATGTAGAATGCGCCGATATGCGGACCAAAGTTTTGGGGAACGAGGTGTGCCTACCGGTCGGGATTTCTCCATCGGCGATGCAGCGCATGGCTCATCCGGAAGGAGAAGTTGCTAATGTAAAGG CTGCTGAGGCAGAAGGTACCGTTTATATTCTCAGCACGATCGCAACAAGCTCCATCGAAGAAGTAGCTCGGGCAGCTCCTAAAGCCATTAAATGGTTTcaactttatatttacaatgacAG agAGGTAACTAAGAATTTAGTATCGAGAGCAGAACAAGCTGGTTACAAAGCATTAGTATTGACAGTGGACACGCCACTTTTTGGAATTCGACGGGCAGATATTCGTAATAAATTTACTCTACCACCACATTTGAA attaGCAAATTTTGATGGAGATTTATCGACAAAAATACAAAGCACAAAGGGTGGAAGCGGACTGAATGAATATGTGAATGGCCTTTTTGATAAATCATTGACATGGGATGAAATCAAATGGTTGAAATC CATCACTAGGATGCCTATCATTGCAAAAGGGATTCTACGATCGGATGACGCTGTTAAAGCAATTGAAGCTGGTTGTTCGGCCATTCTAGTATCTAACCACGGCGCAAGGCAACTAGATGGTGTCCCAGCTACG ATCGAAGCTTTACCGGAGATTGTAGAGGCTGTCAAGGAGTATAATACTGAAGTTTACTTAGATGGAGGTGTTACTACTGGAACAGATGTCTACAAGGCTCTGGCCTTAGGTGCAAGAATG GTGTTCGTTGGCCGACCTGCATTATGGGGCTTAACAGTAGGGGGTCAATCAGGAGTGCAAAGAATGCTGAATATTTTTAGCACCGAATTAGAATATACTCTACAAATAGCAG GTACGCCAACTATCGCAGATATCACAAGAGACATGGTGTGTCATGAAAATTTCTACTGTAAACTATAA
- the LOC106136906 gene encoding uncharacterized protein LOC106136906, with amino-acid sequence MQYASRKDIEDLLELLSTTRDIEVQSKIFSLFSCYLVSRNSTHKDLIITSHYVYDGIYGILSCGLPKKVTIALNFVSALVFEAEDEACTTKQTLVLHARNMMRVSGCLAIMSNIFNSCMVHHETWTALCRCLSEVCSHSRENQSYCSDLITTGIRRCTAGDTESYQVLQSLLHKHDQNTQQFIESNGFTILTRDKLHNASCLKLVNVIAQNSKAVILLVNKTEVIEILRDFLNLYGKESTIGQWATLILYNIKTLFKELDKQETKVNFDLHYYFNNDNTIHKQISFKDFDKEPKETKANAAYRFCVNNETITNYMTHHDDTTELFQNVFRELKRSQRYDVNIAATARSENSIRQNIKSKAISNLMKPPYSSSVKKMRTCFRTERPNLSVRSPNRVIKHLGISPKKLRHDLSFSFLQNDSFSFNKNPKYRNQQQIISLISSHTEKPFLVTNTSVNIKQDMQVNNETKKNIYNSNITKYEEIIKQNDEDFTIEFMPTIVSTPKRTKQQFRNSREIIKEERQNGLDSIKHQRSSMKVVKNKSFSGRFFSAINDSCTMFVKTVKNIFTTKNIDEDTDQTTKDDQSAAINVNTKKAHSNYSFMHYMQRRDAMMHNQCGELSTKKSASLCETCNDTELLKRKLEKDYKLKQTVKKLKFGINLYGCDFKKISSSMWPRDSYMTPTVLYNLYRKLIVK; translated from the exons atgcagTATGCTTCAAGGAAAGATATTGAGGATCTGCTAGAATTATTAAGTACAACGAGGGACATCGAAGTTCAATCCAAAATATTCTCTTTATTCTCCTGCTACTTGGTTTCTAGGAAT AGTACACACAAGGACTTGATCATCACGAGTCACTATGTTTATGATGGAATATACGGCATATTGAGCTGCGGCCTGCCAAAAAAGGTGACGATAGCCTTGAACTTCGTTTCGGCGTTGGTATTCGAGGCTGAAGACGAGGCTTGCACGACGAAACAGACCTTAGTGCTGCATGCGCGGAATATGATGAGAGTCAGCGGCTGCTTGGCTATTATgtccaatattttcaatagctGCATGGtg CATCATGAAACTTGGACAGCACTTTGTCGATGTCTCTCTGAAGTATGCAGCCACTCCCGGGAGAACCAAAGTTATTGTTCGGACCTTATTACTAcg GGAATCCGCCGTTGTACAGCAGGGGACACAGAATCCTATCAAGTCCTACAAAGCTTGTTACATAAACATGACCAAAATACACAGCAGTTCATTGAAAGCAATGGGTTCACCATATTAACAAG ggacaaattacataatgCCTCTTGTTTGAAACTCGTTAACGTGATAGCCCAAAACTCAAAAGCTGTTATACTGCTAGTGAATAAAACAGAAGTCATCGAAATTCTACGGGATTTCTTGAATCTGTATGGAAAAGAATCCACG ATTGGACAATGGGcaactttaatattatacaatattaaaacaCTATTTAAAG aactAGACAAACAGGAAACTAAAGTAAATTTTGACCTccactattattttaataatgataatacgatacataaacaaatatcattCAAAG ATTTTGACAAAGAACCCAAAGAAACTAAAGCAAATGCTGCATATAGATTTTGTGTGAATAATGAAACCATTACCAATTATATGACGCACCATGACGATACTACAGAACtttttcaaaatgtatttCGAGAACTCAAACGAAGTCAAAGATACGACGTCAATATCGCTGCAACGGCACGCAGTGAGAATAGCATTagacaaaacataaaaagtaaagctATTAGTAATTTAATGAAACCCCCTTATTCTtcttctgtaaaaaaaatgagaaCATGTTTTAGAACGGAACGTCCAAATTTATCTGTTCGTTCTCCAAACAGAGTTATTAAACATTTAGGCATTTCTCCAAAAAAACTGCGTCATGATCTTTCATTTTCGTTTCTACAAAACGACAGTTTCAGTTTCAATAAAAACCCTAAATATAGAAACCAACAACAAATTATAAGTTTGATATCATCACATACAGAAAAACCATTTCTTGTAACAAATACAAGTGTTAATATCAAACAGGATATGCAAGTAAATAATGAaacgaagaaaaatatatacaattcgAATATAACTAAATACGAAGAAATCATAAAGCAAAATGACGAAGATTTTACAATAGAATTTATGCCAACTATTGTTTCTACACCAAAAAGAACAAAGCAACAATTTCGTAATTCAAgggaaattataaaagaagaacGCCAAAACGGGCTAGATTCGATAAAACACCAAAGATCATCTATGAAAGTTGTTAAAAACAAATCATTTAGTGGTAGATTTTTTAGCGCCATAAACGACTCCTGCACAATGTTTGTAAAAactgtcaaaaatatttttacaactaAAAACATAGACGAAGATACAGATCAGACAACAAAAGACGATCAAAGCGCAGCCATAAATGTAAACACAAAGAAAGCTCATTCCAATTATAGTTTTATGCATTACATGCAACGTCGAGATGCTATGATGCACAATCAGTGTGGAGAACTTAGTACTAAGAAGAGCGCTAGTTTGTGCGAAACTTGTAACGACACAGAGCTGCTGAAGCgtaaattagaaaaagattataaacttaaacaaaCTGTAAAGAAACTTAAATTTggtattaatttatatggcTGTGATTTTAAg AAAATATCTTCATCAATGTGGCCCCGCGACTCATATATGACCCCTACAGTTTTATACAATCTTTACAGAAAGTTgattgttaaataa